One genomic region from Phocoena sinus isolate mPhoSin1 chromosome 3, mPhoSin1.pri, whole genome shotgun sequence encodes:
- the LOC116750708 gene encoding LOW QUALITY PROTEIN: uncharacterized protein LOC116750708 (The sequence of the model RefSeq protein was modified relative to this genomic sequence to represent the inferred CDS: deleted 1 base in 1 codon; substituted 2 bases at 2 genomic stop codons) translates to MGQTVTTPLSLTLSHWTEVRARAHNLSVEVRKGKWQTLCTSEWPTFQTGWPPEGSFLLDKVGLVKSRVFNTGPHGHPDQIPYILVWEDLVLSPPPWVRPFVSSTGTSACAPAQSEILALKKTPDTEKSSAAPDPPKAIYPDLQSDLLLLDSPPLYPPALNPMSPLGPPASQPSAPVGPPVMAKGGGPSAGTRSRRAVSPDSTALPLREYGPPDNHGNRPLQYWPFSSADLYNWKMHNPTFSENPQALTALIESLVFSHQPTWDDCQQLLQTLLTTEERQRVLLEARKNVLGANGKPTQLPNEIDAGFPLVRPNWDFNTLEGKEHLKMYRQALVAGLHGAARRPTNLAKVREVTQGPQESPTVFLERLMEAFRRFTPYDPTSEEHKATIAMAFIDQAAPDIRKKLQRLDGLQGFSLQDLVKEADKVYNKRETEEEREERKQKEQEAREVRRDKRQERHLSKILATVVRGGNSRDRNRQEGRTTDRRRPLDKDQCAYCKEKGHWARECPKKRNGGRPTRDKILTLEEEDXGSQGSDPLPEPRVTLKVEGEPVQFLVDTRAQHSVLLHSKGPLSTKRSWVQGATGNKQXSWTTRRTVDLGVGRVTHSFLVIPECPYPLLGRDLLSKVGAQIHFQPEGPTITDNQGRLLQILTMKLEDEHRIYETPSPPQADMQDWMTRFPQAWAETAGMGMAKYRPPVVVELKTTATPVTVRQYPMSKEARDGIRPQIQRLLELGILVRCQSAWNTPLLPVKKPGTNNYRLVQDLREVNKRVMDLHPTVPNPYNLLSTLPPQHTWYTVLDLKDAFFCLRLSSLSQPYFAFEWKDPASGMSGQLTWTRLPQGFKNSPTIFDEALHQDLASYRESNPQVTLLQYVDDILLAAETQEDCIKGTERLLTELGTLGYRASAKKAQICQRQVSYLGYLLKGGQRWLSESRKDTVARIPAPKSPKQVREFLGTAGFCRLWIPGFAELAAPLYPLTKNGIPFAWGDKEQRAFDRIKRALLSAPALGLPDVTKPFHLYVAENKGIAKGVLTQKLGPWNRPVAYLSKKLDPVAAGWPACLKIIAAVAALVKDADKLTLGQNLTITAPHALENVIRQPPDRWLTNARMTHYQALLLNSDRIKFTSATGLNPATLLPDPDLESTTVIHDCQEVLAAAHRSRPDLMDQPLPNADVTWFTDGSSFLEEGKRRAGAAVVDGKEVIWAAALPQGTSAQRAELIAMTRALELAENKKVNIYTDSRYAFATAHVHGAIYQQRGLLTSAGKEIKNKEEIVALLAALMLPTKVSIIHCPGHQKDNTPVTRGNNMADRVAREVALREIILELSDESPGKPNDRGTITPAITKGTLSPQQAKSMLQQIHRWTHLGTKKMVSLLHKTGYDTSGLTKIAEQIARECIPCQQVNSHKGKLEVGKRLRGDRPGAYWEVDFIEICPGRYGNRYLLVFIDTFSGWVEAFPTKKETATVVAKKILEEIFPRFGAPKVIGSDNGPAFVAQVSQGVAKYLGTDWKLHCAYRPQSSGQVERMNRTLKETLTKLSIETGGTDWTVLLPLALFRARNTPSSYYLTPFEILYGAPPPLFTLREKLSPDCQNNTDLYARLLGLQLVQKEVWSQLAEAYRPGTPAEAHPFQVGDSVYVRRHRTQTLEPRWKGPYIVLLTTPTAIKVDGIAAWIHASHVKAAPASATSEWRAQKTSNPLKL, encoded by the exons atgggacaaactgtgacgactcctctttctcttaccctaagccactggaccgaagttagggctagggcccacaacctttcggtagaagtaaggaaaggaaaatggcaaacgctgtgtacctctgagtggcctacatttcagacagggtggccacccgaaggatcttttttgttagataaggttgggctagtcaagtctagggtctttaacacaggaccccacggacacccagaccagataccatatatcttggtctgggaagatctagttctctccccgcctccgtgggtccggccctttgtttcctcaacaggcacgtctgcatgcgctccagcacaatcggagatattggccctgaagaaaaccccagacacggaaaagtcatctgctgccccggacccgccaaaggcgatatatcctgacctgcagtctgatttgcttcttctagattccccacctctttatcctccggccctaaatcccatgtcgcccctaggacccccagcttcacaaccctccgcaccagtagggccacctgttatggca aaaggggggggtccctcggcgggcaccagaagccggagggctgtttccccggattctactgctttaccccttagagaatatggcccccccgataaccacgggaataggccccttcaatactggcccttttcctccgcagatctttataattggaagatgcataaccctactttctctgaaaacccacaggctcttactgctctaatagagtctcttgtcttctcccaccaacccacctgggatgattgtcaacagctcctccagactctcctcacaactgaggagaggcaacgggttctcctggaggctagaaagaatgtgttaggcgccaatggaaaacctacccagttgcctaatgagattgatgccggttttccactcgtcaggccgaattgggactttaataccctggaaggtaaggagcacctgaaaatgtatcgccaggctctggtggcgggtctccatggagcggccaggcgccccacgaatttggctaaggtaagagaggtaactcaggggccccaggaatcgccaaccgtgttcctagaacgcttaatggaggcttttagacgattcactccttatgatccaacctctgaggaacataaggccaccatagcaatggcctttattgaccaggcggcccctgatattagaaagaagttacaaaggctggatggcctacaaggtttctcccttcaggacttagtaaaagaggcagataaggtatataataagagggagacagaggaagaaagggaagaaagaaagcagaaggaacaagaggctcgtgaggtaagacgagataagaggcaagaaagacatttgagtaagatactggccactgtagtcagaggaggaaacagtagagacagaaatagacaggaagggcgaacaacggatagaaggcggccattagacaaggaccaatgtgcctactgtaaagaaaaaggtcattgggcaagagaatgccctaaaaaaaggaacgggggaaggccaaccagagataaaatcttaacattggaagaggaagattagggaagtcagggctcggaccctctccccgagcccagggtaactcttaaagtggagggggaacccgtccagttcttggtggacaccagagcccagcactcagtcctccttcattcaaagggccccctttcaactaaaaggtcatgggtccagggggccactggaaataagcagtagtcatggaccacccgaaggacagtagatcttggggtgggacgagtaacccactcattcttggtcatacctgagtgcccataccctctgctaggtagagacttactctctaaggtgggggcccaaatccactttcaaccagaagggcccaccataactgacaaccaagggagattactccaaatcttgaccatgaaactggaagatgaacacaggatatatgaaacaccctcgcctccacaagctgacatgcaggattggatgactaggtttccacaggcttgggcagaaactgccggtatgggaatggcaaaatatcggccccctgtggtggtagaacttaaaacaaccgccaccccagtgacggtccgccaataccccatgagtaaagaagcccgagatggcatccgtcctcaaatacaaaggttactggaattagggatcctggtaaggtgccaatctgcatggaatacccctcttttgccagttaaaaagccaggaactaataattaccgactggtacaagacctacgagaggtaaataagcgggtgatggacctccaccccacggtacccaacccctacaatctcttaagtactcttccacctcagcacacttggtacactgttttggatcttaaagatgctttcttctgcctgagactttcttctctcagtcagccttactttgccttcgagtggaaggatccagcctctgggatgtcaggccagctgacatggactcgcctgccacaaggattcaagaactcccccaccatttttgatgaggctctccaccaggatttggcatcttatagagaatccaatccccaggtaactctacttcaatatgtcgatgatattcttttagctgctgaaacccaagaggactgcatcaagggaaccgagaggctgttaacagaactgggaacattgggatatcgggcttcagcaaagaaagcacaaatatgtcaacgacaggttagttacctggggtacttgttaaaaggaggacagagatggctttcggaaagcaggaaagacactgttgcccggataccggcccccaagagtcccaaacaagttagggaatttttggggacggccggattttgtaggctatggattccggggtttgctgaattagcagcccctttatatcccctgaccaaaaatggcattccttttgcttggggtgataaagaacaacgggcttttgaccgaattaaacgagccctactatcagccccggctctggggctaccagatgttactaagccttttcatctgtacgtggccgagaataaaggcatcgcaaagggagtactaactcagaaactgggcccctggaatcgcccggttgcgtacctatcaaagaaattggatcctgtggcagcaggatggcccgcctgtttaaaaataatcgccgcggtggccgctttggtcaaagatgctgacaaactgactttggggcagaacctaacgataacagccccccatgcattagaaaatgtaattcgccagccacccgacagatggctaacaaatgccaggatgactcattaccaagccctgctgttaaactcagatcgtattaagtttacctcagccacaggactcaacccggccaccttgctacccgaccctgacctggaaagcactaccgtcatccatgattgtcaggaagtactggctgcagcacaccgtagcagaccagacttgatggatcagcccctccccaacgccgacgttacctggtttactgacggaagcagtttcctagaggaaggtaagcgtcgggcgggagctgccgtggtagacgggaaagaggtcatctgggcagccgcattaccgcaagggacatcggcccaacgggctgaactaatcgccatgactagagcattggaactagcagaaaacaaaaaggtaaacatctatacggacagtaggtacgcatttgctaccgcccatgtccatggggccatttaccaacaaagagggttgctcacctcggcgggcaaagaaattaaaaacaaagaagaaatagtggcactgctagctgccctcatgctccccactaaagtcagcatcattcattgccccggacaccagaaggacaataccccggtgacaagaggcaacaacatggcagatagggtggcacgagaagtggctctacgggaaatcatactagaactatcagatgagagtcctgggaaaccaaatgataggggaacaattaccccagccataactaaaggaacattatctcctcaacaagcaaaatccatgctacaacagattcacagatggacacacttgggaaccaagaagatggtatccctattacataagacaggttatgatacctctggattaaccaaaatagctgagcagattgcacgagagtgcattccatgccaacaggtaaactcccataaaggaaaacttgaggtcggaaaaaggctcagaggagaccgcccaggagcctattgggaggtcgacttcattgaaatatgccctggaaggtacggtaacaggtatcttctagtttttatagataccttctcaggatgggtagaagctttcccgacgaagaaggagacagctactgtggtggccaaaaagatcttagaagaaattttcccccggttcggggcaccaaaggtaataggatcagataatggtcccgccttcgtcgcccaggtaagtcagggtgtggccaaatacctggggactgattggaaattacattgtgcctatagaccccagagttcaggacaggtagagagaatgaatagaactctaaaagagaccctaactaaattgtccatagagactggcggtacagattggacggtgctccttcccttagccctgttccgggctagaaataccccctccagctattatcttactccatttgaaatactatacggggccccacctcctctttttacgctaagggagaaattaagtcctgactgccagaataacactgacttatatgctaggctgttgggactccagttggtccaaaaggaggtgtggtcccagctggcagaggcttaccgaccaggaacaccagcagaggctcatcccttccaagtcggagattccgtgtacgtccgtcggcaccgaacccagactctagagcctcggtggaaaggaccatacatcgtcctgctcaccacccccacggctataaaggtagacggcatcgctgcgtggatccacgcttcacacgtgaaggccgcaccagcatctgcaacatcggaatggcgagcccaaaagaccagcaacccgctcaagctc